In Cryptomeria japonica chromosome 10, Sugi_1.0, whole genome shotgun sequence, a genomic segment contains:
- the LOC131047624 gene encoding G-type lectin S-receptor-like serine/threonine-protein kinase LECRK2: MASATLTFSIVFIISMVVCVLSHSRLTPYISLRSTLTAGSQNFKWVSPNGEFAFGFHSVTPPLYSVGVWFDNISEFTFAWTAKTDNIELRLERGSTLQLSNAGLQVLDSQRRLKWAAGPAENENESVSAAAILNSGNFVLLNQSAAPIWQSFDAPTDTLLPGQSLTSKYGMLSKSSSTNFSSGRFGLAMKVDGDLVFYLVERLEDKGVYWRASDKIEDYDSYCEVELKFNRSGSLYLVNSSDIEVATLSTGGEGDGQFLRRVTLDTDGVLRQYVWNQMGSGAASWSSVWQVLDDPCTVKGLCGLNSVCQLIELKKPNCLCLPGFDFMDTEDPSRGCRSNSSQDYSCSARREMVPIPKTNWAKDNDYSNLQDVSESDCMQACSDDCMCIVVTYENNMCYKKRMPLIDGRQGYGIASKAFVKVTDLSIAPFSPPSILLPHAQPVNVTKEEMQGKGKVVLMVGISLVGCSSILATATFLLTWFFRSSIHNTGTNTVQEKAGKSRNLKAFSYKEIQAATGGFRQELGRGAFGKVYRGELLNGRAIAVKTLDKLVHEGQGEKEFRTEVSIIGTSHHRNLVQLYGFCDEGAHKFLVYEYMSNGSLDGVLFVDSGFLSWELRVGIAIGTARGILYLHQECATQIIHCDIKPQNILLDEKYNPKISDFGLAKLMKAEHTRTFTAGARGTKGYMAPEWHRNVAVTVKVDVYSFGVMLLEIICCKKTVHLDEETESLLCDWVYECFRHGRLVQLVEQQQLEGDTIEPRQLERMVLTALWCIQDNPALRPSIKKVVQMLEGTVEIAVPPPP; this comes from the coding sequence ATGGCCTCTGCAACTCTAACGTTTTCCATAGTTTTCATTATTAGCATGGTCGTGTGCGTTTTGTCTCATTCCCGTCTCACGCCTTACATCAGCCTCCGTTCAACGCTTACAGCTGGTTCCCAAAATTTCAAATGGGTTTCACCGAATGGTGAATTTGCCTTTGGATTCCATTCTGTCACTCCCCCTCTCTACTCGGTGGGCGTCTGGTTTGACAACATATCCGAATTCACTTTCGCGTGGACAGCCAAGACGGACAACATAGAGCTTCGACTCGAAAGGGGGTCTACCCTGCAGCTTTCGAATGCGGGGCTTCAGGTCTTGGATTCTCAAAGACGACTAAAATGGGCTGCAGGCCCCGCTGAAAATGAAAACGAAAGCGTATCTGCAGCTGCAATCCTCAATAGTGGCAACTTTGTGTTGCTCAATCAGTCGGCAGCGCCCATCTGGCAGAGCTTCGATGCGCCTACGGACACCCTGCTGCCTGGTCAGTCGCTGACCTCCAAATATGGCATGCTTTCCAAATCTTCATCCACAAACTTCTCCTCTGGCAGATTCGGGCTCGCAATGAAAGTGGACGGAGATCTGGTGTTCTATCTAGTGGAGAGGCTGGAGGATAAAGGCGTTTACTGGAGGGCAAGTGATAAGATAGAAGATTATGATTCTTATTGTGAGGTCGAGTTGAAGTTTAATCGTAGTGGAAGCTTGTATTTGGTAAATAGCAGCGACATAGAAGTGGCAACGCTCAGTACGGGTGGGGAGGGGGATGGTCAGTTTCTTCGCAGAGTGACCCTTGATACCGACGGAGTTCTAAGGCAGTATGTGTGGAATCAGATGGGCAGTGGCGCCGCTTCTTGGTCAAGTGTATGGCAAGTTCTGGACGATCCATGTACTGTCAAGGGTCTGTGCGGGCTTAATAGTGTTTGTCAACTGATTGAGTTGAAAAAGCCCAATTGTTTATGCCTGCCGGGATTCGATTTCATGGATACAGAGGATCCATCGAGGGGTTGCAGGTCGAATTCTTCACAAGACTACAGCTGCAGTGCAAGGAGAGAAATGGTACCGATTCCGAAAACCAATTGGGCCAAGGATAATGATTATTCAAATTTGCAGGATGTTTCTGAAAGTGATTGCATGCAGGCATGTAGTGACGATTGCATGTGTATCGTAGTTACTTACGAGAATAATATGTGTTACAAGAAGCGTATGCCTTTAATAGACGGCCGGCAGGGCTACGGCATTGCCAGTAAAGCTTTTGTCAAAGTCACCGACCTTTCTATTGCGCCTTTCTCTCCCCCTTCCATTCTTTTGCCTCACGCTCAGCCCGTCAACGTAACCAAAGAGGAGATGCAGGGGAAGGGGAAAGTTGTTCTAATGGTTGGAATAAGCCTGGTGGGTTGTTCTTCAATCCTTGCAACAGCAACGTTCCTGCTAACGTGGTTTTTCCGTAGCTCTATTCATAATACCGGTACAAATACGGTACAGGAAAAAGCCGGGAAGAGCCGCAACTTAAAAGCTTTTAGTTACAAAGAGATCCAGGCTGCTACAGGAGGTTTCAGACAGGAATTAGGAAGGGGTGCCTTTGGTAAAGTTTATAGAGGAGAATTACTCAACGGAAGGGCGATTGCTGTGAAGACACTAGATAAGCTGGTGCACGAAGGGCAAGGAGAAAAGGAGTTCAGAACAGAGGTGAGTATTATCGGTACAAGCCATCACAGAAATCTTGTTCAATTGTATGGTTTCTGCGACGAGGGCGCTCACAAGTTTCTGGTGTATGAATACATGAGCAATGGATCTTTGGATGGTGTTTTGTTTGTTGATAGCGGGTTTCTTAGCTGGGAGTTGCGCGTGGGAATTGCCATTGGGACCGCCAGAGGCATCCTGTACCTTCATCAAGAATGCGCAACGCAAATCATCCATTGTGATATAAAGCCGCAGAACATTCTGCTCGACGAAAAATACAATCCTAAGATTTCTGACTTTGGCTTAGCCAAATTGATGAAGGCAGAGCACACTCGAACTTTTACGGCCGGGGCTCGTGGTACAAAGGGTTACATGGCACCCGAATGGCACAGGAATGTCGCCGTTACCGTGAAGGTTGATGTTTACAGTTTTGGAGTGATGCTCCTTGAGATTATCTGTTGCAAGAAAACCGTCCACTTAGATGAAGAAACTGAAAGCCTTCTGTGCGACTGGGTTTATGAGTGCTTCAGACACGGCAGACTTGTACAATTGGTAGAGCAGCAGCAGTTAGAGGGTGATACAATTGAGCCAAGGCAGC